From the genome of Biomphalaria glabrata chromosome 1, xgBioGlab47.1, whole genome shotgun sequence, one region includes:
- the LOC106071142 gene encoding G-protein coupled receptor daf-37-like isoform X1 gives MEGVRMALNTTDYFNVSTYFNTTIAPVPARAVMPPEYLNRIQYTCEHVLTPIVCSLGICGNALSLCVLTRREMAAATTCFLTALAVSDLLLLMLQVPAFFGNNAGVASSYSFRLFTRFYSVIRFSVSTPYRYVMNNVFITCTGWLTVAVTTERFISLRFMFHPRLVCTIQKARLVIIAIFLLSFTFHFSKFFEYVPNPDLNSTKVLLSTYLVHTPSYDMYVHIANIALAAIIPVFLLVVANAFLIYFLATHRRRMLRHKATASSNMTSVDMLHVSAIVVATVLVFIMCHSVGVFLALTIASKGRHWVFEIPAFKSLNYINTFLVMVNSSVNFILYCAISRKFRKTLISIFQRRLGRKDTWTTAMPLSENSTATVGTNLRITNNNGKVYSSSSKSVTSNGSTHSGHSATRADV, from the exons ATGGAAGGGGTCAGAATGGCGCTCAACACAACGGATTACTTTAATGTCTCCACATATTTCAATACCACGATTGCCCCAGTTCCGGCTAGGGCCGTCATGCCCCCTGAGTACCTCAACAGGATCCAGTACACGTGCGAGCACGTGCTGACGCCCATTGTCTGCAGCCTGGGCATATGCGGCAATGCCCTCAGTCTATGTGTGCTGACCAGAAGGGAGATGGCCGCAGCCACCACTTGCTTTCTCACTGCCCTCGCGGTCTCCGACCTGCTACTCCTGATGCTTCAGGTGCCCGCTTTCTTTGGCAACAACGCTGGCGTTGCCTCCAGTTATTCCTTCAGGCTGTTCACCAGGTTCTACTCTGTCATCAG ATTTTCTGTTTCCACTCCATACAGATACGTCATGAACAATGTATTCATCACTTGCACAGGATGGTTGACCGTCGCAGTGACCACAGAAAGATTTATCTCCCTTCGCTTCATGTTTCACCCCAGGTTGGTCTGCACCATCCAGAAGGCCAGGCTGGTCATCATCGCCATATTCCTGCTGTCCTTCACTTTCCACTTCAGCAAGTTCTTTGAGTACGTGCCCAACCCGGACCTCAACTCCACAAAGGTCCTGCTGTCCACTTACCTGGTCCACACGCCCTCCTACGACATGTACGTTCACATCGCCAACATCGCGCTGGCGGCAATCATCCCGGTTTTCTTGCTGGTCGTGGCCAACGCCTTCCTCATCTACTTCCTGGCCACTCACCGCAGGCGGATGCTGCGCCACAAAGCCACGGCCTCCTCCAACATGACCTCCGTGGACATGCTTCATGTCAGCGCCATCGTCGTGGCCACTGTGCTGGTATTCATCATGTGCCATTCCGTGGGAGTTTTCTTGGCGCTGACCATCGCTTCCAAAGGCCGGCACTGGGTGTTCGAGATACCGGCCTTTAAGAGCCTCAACTACATCAACACCTTCCTGGTCATGGTCAACTCCAGCGTCAATTTCATCCTCTACTGCGCCATCAGCCGCAAGTTCCGCAAGACGCTCATCAGCATTTTTCAAAGGCGCCTGGGTCGTAAAGACACCTGGACCACGGCCATGCCGCTGAGTGAGAACAGTACCGCCACGGTGGGAACCAATCTCAGAATCACCAACAATAACGGCAAAGTGTACAGCTCCTCGTCCAAGTCCGTCACATCCAATGGCTCTACCCACAGTGGACACAGCGCAACACGTGCAGACGTTTAA
- the LOC106071142 gene encoding G-protein coupled receptor daf-37-like isoform X2, whose amino-acid sequence MEGVRMALNTTDYFNVSTYFNTTIAPVPARAVMPPEYLNRIQYTCEHVLTPIVCSLGICGNALSLCVLTRREMAAATTCFLTALAVSDLLLLMLQVPAFFGNNAGVASSYSFRLFTRFYSVIRYVMNNVFITCTGWLTVAVTTERFISLRFMFHPRLVCTIQKARLVIIAIFLLSFTFHFSKFFEYVPNPDLNSTKVLLSTYLVHTPSYDMYVHIANIALAAIIPVFLLVVANAFLIYFLATHRRRMLRHKATASSNMTSVDMLHVSAIVVATVLVFIMCHSVGVFLALTIASKGRHWVFEIPAFKSLNYINTFLVMVNSSVNFILYCAISRKFRKTLISIFQRRLGRKDTWTTAMPLSENSTATVGTNLRITNNNGKVYSSSSKSVTSNGSTHSGHSATRADV is encoded by the exons ATGGAAGGGGTCAGAATGGCGCTCAACACAACGGATTACTTTAATGTCTCCACATATTTCAATACCACGATTGCCCCAGTTCCGGCTAGGGCCGTCATGCCCCCTGAGTACCTCAACAGGATCCAGTACACGTGCGAGCACGTGCTGACGCCCATTGTCTGCAGCCTGGGCATATGCGGCAATGCCCTCAGTCTATGTGTGCTGACCAGAAGGGAGATGGCCGCAGCCACCACTTGCTTTCTCACTGCCCTCGCGGTCTCCGACCTGCTACTCCTGATGCTTCAGGTGCCCGCTTTCTTTGGCAACAACGCTGGCGTTGCCTCCAGTTATTCCTTCAGGCTGTTCACCAGGTTCTACTCTGTCATCAG ATACGTCATGAACAATGTATTCATCACTTGCACAGGATGGTTGACCGTCGCAGTGACCACAGAAAGATTTATCTCCCTTCGCTTCATGTTTCACCCCAGGTTGGTCTGCACCATCCAGAAGGCCAGGCTGGTCATCATCGCCATATTCCTGCTGTCCTTCACTTTCCACTTCAGCAAGTTCTTTGAGTACGTGCCCAACCCGGACCTCAACTCCACAAAGGTCCTGCTGTCCACTTACCTGGTCCACACGCCCTCCTACGACATGTACGTTCACATCGCCAACATCGCGCTGGCGGCAATCATCCCGGTTTTCTTGCTGGTCGTGGCCAACGCCTTCCTCATCTACTTCCTGGCCACTCACCGCAGGCGGATGCTGCGCCACAAAGCCACGGCCTCCTCCAACATGACCTCCGTGGACATGCTTCATGTCAGCGCCATCGTCGTGGCCACTGTGCTGGTATTCATCATGTGCCATTCCGTGGGAGTTTTCTTGGCGCTGACCATCGCTTCCAAAGGCCGGCACTGGGTGTTCGAGATACCGGCCTTTAAGAGCCTCAACTACATCAACACCTTCCTGGTCATGGTCAACTCCAGCGTCAATTTCATCCTCTACTGCGCCATCAGCCGCAAGTTCCGCAAGACGCTCATCAGCATTTTTCAAAGGCGCCTGGGTCGTAAAGACACCTGGACCACGGCCATGCCGCTGAGTGAGAACAGTACCGCCACGGTGGGAACCAATCTCAGAATCACCAACAATAACGGCAAAGTGTACAGCTCCTCGTCCAAGTCCGTCACATCCAATGGCTCTACCCACAGTGGACACAGCGCAACACGTGCAGACGTTTAA